Within the Oncorhynchus kisutch isolate 150728-3 unplaced genomic scaffold, Okis_V2 scaffold1970, whole genome shotgun sequence genome, the region acggaaactcTGAATAGAAagaccataatattaatcaaattattaAAGggaaatttcttaaaatcaatcccaaatACTATGTTGttacaaaaaaattaaaaattctctggtaatgccaatatggAATTCTATCAAATTCTTCTCAATtgtgccctctggtggtcaaactagcggtaacagaaaaaatggctgagaattaaatgacgtgccacagaatTCTGCGGTAGCACGAAAGGTGTcccacaacttttaaaggagttGCAACtgaatgtaagaatgctgtttattgactctagctcaacattcaacaccatagtaccctccaagctcatcattaagcttgaggctctGAACCCAGCACGGTGCTTACCCGGGCCACCCCCGGGTGGGGGTTGATAGCAtcatgtcgggctgtatcaccgcctggtacggcaactacgcCTCCCGCAACAACTCTCCAGacggtggtgcggtctgcccaacgcattaccgagggcaaactacctccctccaggacacctacagcacccaatgtcacaggaaggcaaaaaagatcaaggacaaccacccaagccactgcctgttcaccccgctatcatccaaaaggcaaggtcagtacaggagcatcaaagctgggacagagagactgagaacaGCTTCTCtcactcaaggccatcagactgttgaacagccatcacgagcatggaggctgctgcctacaggcATATAATAGGAATCATTGGCCACCAGAATTGAAAACCAGTCACTTTTTTTtcatttactcatctcatatgtacagttttCGCTAAAagttgagaattacacaaatataaattttcaccaAGTCTcatgcctcagtttgtatgatggcaatttgcatatactcccagaatgttatgaagagtgatcagttGAATTgcaaagtccagcaagcaccaggaccatctcctaaagttgattcagctgcgagatcggggcaccaccagtacaaagcttgctcaggaatggcagcaggcaggtgggagtgcatctgcacacacagtgcagcaaagactttgatggcctggtgtcagaagggcagcaaagaagccacttttcTCCAGGACAATCAGGgatagactgatattctgcaaaaggtacagggattagaCTGCTGAAAAGTCATtatctctgatgaatcccctttccgattgtttggggcatccggaataGAGCTTGtgcggagaagacaaggtgagcactaccatcagtcctgtgtcatgccaacagtaaagcatcctgagacaattcatgtgtggggttgcttctcagccatggTAGTGGGCTCACTCGCAATTTTGCttaacacagccatgaataaagaatggtacaaaCACATCCTCAAAGACCAACTTCgaccaaccatccaggaacagttgtGACAAATGCTTTtaccagcatgatggagcaccttgccataaggcataagtgataactaagtggctcggggaacaaaacactgatattttgggtccatggccaggacactccccagaccttaatcccattgagaacttggtcaatcctcaagaggcaggtggacaaacaaaaaccccacaaattctgacaaactccaagcattggtAAGGCAAGAATggcctgccatcagtcaggatgtggcccagaagttaatggACAGCATGTCAGGGCAGATTTCAGAGGTCTTGAAAacaggtcaacactgcaaatagacTCTTTACATCAACTTAATTATACTTCAGAATTCCGTAgtgacatctgacaaaaatatctgaagacactgaTGCAGCAAACTTTATCTAAATTAATATTTGGGTCCATCAAATATTTTGGCCACGAGTGTATATTCTGTATCCTAGTCTGTTCTGACGGCGGTCTTCAATATGTATATAGTTAATTCATGCATACTGAGTGTGTGTACACACGTTGTGGATTTGTTCAATATTACTgcgctgtcggagctagaagcacaagcatttcactacacccgcaatatccTCGGCTAAGCACATTTGTGACCAATAGTTTATTTGCAATTACATTGATAGTGATTACAGGGCAATAAagagctgagtaccaggcagttagcaagcgtagtaggctactaatgaccatcagcagcatcatagCTTGGAGAGCCTAATTACCATTTGACTGCCTTTATGAACACCCGTGTGGAGGTAATACAGTAAAATCCCTTCCTCCAGTTCCCAGAAATGGACAGTTCAGATACATTGTTCAACATGTAAAACCAACAAAGTAAATACATTTCTTCATTATGTGTATGGCGAGAGGCATCTCCCTCAGTACAGTAAAGACAACTGTCAAAGTATTAGCAAAGTCTTCTCAACGTCTTCATTCCAACATCTTTCATCTGCGAGGACCACTACAATGAGACAAACACAAATATTAACATTCAGAACCAACTGTAAAGATCAAACATGTAGTGAATGAGTGTGTACCTGCATGGACATTTGATTGGAGCAGTGCCTGGAGGAGTCTCAGTGCCCGGAATCTTCTGTCCAGTACTGGTCACACACCAACAGTAACCTACCAGAAATAGACATGTTGCATAAACAATACACATATTACCCCATCACATCAAATTGTCACACTCTGAATtggtgcattgtgtgtgtgtgtatgtgccaccGTGTTAACCTGTAGAGCCCGAACATTGCTTAGGGGTGTATTGTCCAGCGGCGTCACACGTTGGGATGTAAGCTCCAATTGGGCCATTTATCGCAGCATCTCTAGCACGCTCACAGGGGGTCTTGGGTTGTATCGTATCATCTGGACACAGGTAACATGGATTGTAATGTGGACATAGCATCTCAGGACAATATATGGACAGAATATACATGACTGGACATCCAAGAGCCCAGAATCTTGGGTTGCGTCCCATATTGGAACCTACTCcacctggtcagaagtagtttatacggaatagggttccatttcagaTGTAACCTAGGTACTTGCTAGCTAAATATTGAAATTCTCCTACTTGTTTAAAAGCCCTGTGCAGTCAATTCAGAGTCTGTCTTTTTtataacagctgatgaaactaagactGAAAGTGGGGGTATCAGTGTTCTTTCCTGATAGTTGGTAAACAATCCAATCATACATCCAGTTGAATGATCAAACCATTCAGGCCAGCATCTAGACACAAATATACATCTCTGGAACTAgaggagtggcaggtagcctagaagttagagttgggccagtaactgaatggTTCCTAGTTTTTATCCCTGAGATGACAAGTTGAAatatctgtctgtgcccttgagcaagacgaTCTTCTCTCAAATGTCACTAATGGCTGGCCTCCGAGGGTGTCCATGGGACAACTGGTTATGAAACAAAACATTAATACGTACATGTGTTTGTGGAGGACAGATCAACACCCACTAATGTTTATTAAAATGTTGGTGAGTAAGTGTGAGGTACATCACTCTTACCTCCCAGAGCAAAACCCATGCTGAAAAGCAGAATGATGGTTAATGTCGCCATGGTGATATAGTCTcctgagagagaacgagagtgagaTTAGCTGAGCATTTTAAAACATTTGGAATGGCTGTGGGTACTAGAGGAGAGGTTAAGGAAACCCTGTGTTAAGTACAAAACTTAAGCAACAATTGCTAAACCCAGTCCTGAGGACCTCAAGAACCGAGTATTGGCAACACGGCGCTACGATTCTTCCGCCAAAATTCAGGTATCTATTGTATGTGGTTGAAGAGCATGGCACACAGGAAAATCTATCCTTCCCAAATGGCTCCTCATTCCTGTTGTAGTGAACCAGCTTTGACAAAGGCCCacagtgcactagatagggaaggGGAAGCATCCTAGAGCGAGTCATAGATTACCTCTTTACTGCAAAGGTAACTATTAGTCTATGCTCTTAAATTCAGGGGGTCACTccacaaaatggcaccctatatagtgcattacatttgaccagggtc harbors:
- the LOC116368572 gene encoding equistatin-like; amino-acid sequence: MATLTIILLFSMGFALGDDTIQPKTPCERARDAAINGPIGAYIPTCDAAGQYTPKQCSGSTGYCWCVTSTGQKIPGTETPPGTAPIKCPCSGPRR